The region GTAGTCCAAAGGTGCGAAAGGGAAAGCCCTCCCAAAAGTCCCAATATTAAAACAAAGTCCTTTGGTATGAAAAATAGCAAAACTAAAAAACACGGCCAAAGTAAGAAAGCTAAAGGGAAAAGAGTTTTGGCTCCCAATTTATCTGTTAGTCTTCCAAAGATTATTCCACCCAGCACTCCACCCAACGCTGACAGCCCTATTACCCTGTAGATCTCCTTTGCCTCAAGCATGTAGGCATTCTTCAGATAAACACCCATCATGGCTATAAGCGTATTGGCTACTTCGGTAAGGCTTAGGATGGAAAGTATTAAAAGCAAGAATTTTCTATCACTTGTCACTTCCTTAATGCTCACAGCTTTTCTGGAAGGTGGGTTGGGCAAGTTTGCTATGGCAGGAAGGGCTAAGATAAAAAATATGAAAGATGCCTGATAGAATACCTCCGGCACTTTCAGCCAGCTTGCCAAAAAGATAAGGCTTACGGAAGACCCTAAGTATCCAAAGGCTACTCCAAAACCTGATGCAAAACCTTTCTGGGGAAGTCCCGCAAGCAGGGAGTTATAAAACACCATAGTCTGCTGGTGAAAAACCACCATTAAAAGGTAGATAAATAGATTTCCCCTTGGATAGGGCACTGTCAAGCTTAAAAGCACTCCAAAGAGTACAGTAAGGATGCTAAAGAGTATGAAAAAATGCTTTCTGAAAGCTCGCTTGTCCGCCACCTTTGCTAAGGGCAAGGCTACAAAAAAGGACAGAAAGAAGGCAAAGCCGTAGAAGAAAGAATAAAGCTTGGGGTCTATGTGCTGAGTTATGTAAAGGGGATAAAAGGTGG is a window of Thermocrinis sp. DNA encoding:
- a CDS encoding MFS transporter, yielding MKKLLSFALFDSGETILGALIFSTFYPLYITQHIDPKLYSFFYGFAFFLSFFVALPLAKVADKRAFRKHFFILFSILTVLFGVLLSLTVPYPRGNLFIYLLMVVFHQQTMVFYNSLLAGLPQKGFASGFGVAFGYLGSSVSLIFLASWLKVPEVFYQASFIFFILALPAIANLPNPPSRKAVSIKEVTSDRKFLLLILSILSLTEVANTLIAMMGVYLKNAYMLEAKEIYRVIGLSALGGVLGGIIFGRLTDKLGAKTLFPLAFLLWPCFLVLLFFIPKDFVLILGLLGGLSLSHLWTTSRVLLIESFPAEEVSVRMSFLSLTERIASTTGLWTWSLFMLLTQNNYKLSALLMIVFPTLGFLLYWFSKR